The following proteins come from a genomic window of Micavibrio aeruginosavorus EPB:
- a CDS encoding putative phage abortive infection protein has translation MRNQPQDSKQSQLDFARRLGVFAWICVAIIFLWSLSWMLIDVSIVSDELRGQFGDKFGAINSLFSGLAFATLIYALFLQMEELRLQRKELELTRDEMRGQKEEFSEQNRTLKQQRFENTFFQMLSKLDDALSMISMRVPSRDWIFGNAAVLRIVSYIKQDVVKDRNRMIADGGLRNGIMREIVQNAVGHNDGAVENYFEYLCVLMKFVHESEGVDKAFYAEIVRAQLSSQVRSLLYYYAAGKDDGELKLYAEQYGLLANFILSAKYCPSDCLLFFSERAYGGERPLYNAEAFQNG, from the coding sequence ATGAGAAATCAGCCACAGGATAGCAAACAAAGCCAGTTAGATTTTGCCCGGCGTTTAGGTGTGTTTGCTTGGATATGTGTAGCCATCATTTTTCTGTGGTCTCTTTCTTGGATGTTGATTGATGTATCAATTGTTTCCGACGAGCTGAGGGGGCAATTCGGTGACAAGTTTGGTGCCATCAATTCTCTTTTTTCAGGACTTGCTTTCGCAACGTTGATTTATGCTCTGTTTTTACAGATGGAGGAGCTGCGCCTTCAACGTAAAGAGCTTGAGTTGACGAGAGATGAAATGCGAGGGCAAAAAGAAGAGTTTTCTGAGCAAAATAGAACACTTAAGCAGCAAAGGTTTGAAAATACATTTTTTCAGATGTTGTCTAAGCTGGACGACGCATTGTCTATGATTTCAATGCGAGTCCCATCTCGTGATTGGATTTTTGGGAATGCGGCGGTGCTTCGGATTGTGAGCTATATTAAGCAGGATGTAGTAAAAGATCGGAATAGGATGATTGCTGATGGGGGGCTGCGTAATGGAATAATGCGTGAAATTGTACAAAATGCTGTCGGGCATAATGATGGGGCGGTTGAGAATTATTTTGAATATTTATGTGTCTTAATGAAATTTGTTCATGAAAGCGAAGGCGTGGACAAAGCTTTCTATGCAGAGATTGTTAGAGCCCAATTGTCTTCTCAAGTTCGGAGCCTGCTTTACTATTATGCGGCAGGAAAAGATGATGGAGAACTTAAGCTGTATGCAGAGCAATATGGTCTACTTGCAAACTTTATTCTGTCAGCAAAATACTGCCCGAGTGATTGCCTATTGTTTTTCAGCGAGCGAGCCTACGGTGGAGAACGACCATTATATAATGCAGAAGCATTTCAAAACGGTTGA
- a CDS encoding acyl-CoA dehydrogenase produces MFGKFALAQFKKVNGSISPTQRAALESGTVGFEQSIFAGRPDWTGLMNTPAPTLTAEEQSFLDNETEELCRLIDDWKIRDELKDLGDDVWDYLKSKKFFGMIIPKEYGGLGFSAYAHATIVSKIASRSATVAATAMVPNSLGPGELLMQYGTKEQKDQYLPRLADGREVPCFALTSPQAGSDATNLKDEGVVFRGPDEKLYIRLNWEKRYITLAPVATLFGLAFRLRDPDHLLGDQEDIGITLALIPADAKGLTRGNRHRPMGSPFQNGPHWGEDVVVPVESIIGGPEYAGKGWNMLVDCLSIGRSISLPASAGGMSRFAARATGAYSFIRQQFGTPLSGMEGVQEALGRIGGLTYMIDAARTLPLQDLDLAHAAGTQARPAVASAILKYHATEAGRQVAIDAMDIHGGKGVVEGPNNPVGGLYQGVPVGITVEGANIMTRSLMIFGQGAFLAHPYTLDEIRAAQNDDANAAGKLLFKHLGNIFNNAARSLFMGFTGGALSHAPQSGPDEKFYRQINRLASAFSFTANITMLTLQAALMRKERTSALLGDALSNLYLASNVLRRWTLEGRKDSDKAFMQWAAAHCIHKAENALHEVIENHPNKLVGLLLKPMVFPFGRLTRKPGHDLDAKIAEALSKPGEARDNLTWNTYAPTTGGDYIARLEYTFKLAHQAHPHEVTLFKAAKKGIVSQTEDYAKMVDEGLEKGVIDASTAALLRRMKDARDDIVQVDYFDKTLTGPAMHRVKSPDIRNG; encoded by the coding sequence ATGTTCGGCAAATTCGCCCTCGCGCAGTTCAAAAAAGTCAACGGCAGCATCTCCCCCACGCAACGTGCGGCGCTGGAATCCGGCACGGTTGGATTTGAACAATCCATCTTCGCCGGTCGTCCGGATTGGACCGGGTTGATGAACACGCCCGCCCCGACATTAACAGCCGAAGAACAATCCTTCCTCGATAACGAAACCGAAGAACTCTGCCGCCTGATCGACGACTGGAAAATTCGGGATGAGCTGAAAGATCTCGGCGACGATGTCTGGGATTATTTAAAGAGCAAAAAATTCTTCGGCATGATTATTCCGAAGGAATATGGCGGGCTGGGGTTCTCGGCCTATGCCCACGCCACCATCGTTTCCAAAATCGCATCGCGCAGCGCGACCGTGGCGGCGACCGCGATGGTTCCGAACTCTCTCGGCCCCGGTGAATTGTTGATGCAATACGGGACGAAGGAACAGAAAGATCAATATCTGCCACGTCTGGCCGATGGCCGCGAAGTCCCCTGCTTCGCCCTGACCAGCCCGCAAGCCGGATCCGACGCCACCAATTTGAAGGATGAAGGTGTCGTCTTTAGAGGCCCCGATGAAAAGCTGTATATCCGCCTGAATTGGGAAAAGCGCTATATCACGCTGGCCCCGGTTGCGACGTTGTTCGGTTTGGCCTTCCGCTTGCGTGATCCCGATCATCTGTTGGGGGATCAAGAAGATATCGGCATTACCCTTGCCCTCATCCCCGCTGATGCCAAGGGCCTGACCCGCGGCAACCGCCACCGCCCGATGGGGTCGCCGTTCCAAAACGGCCCGCATTGGGGTGAAGATGTCGTGGTTCCGGTTGAATCCATTATTGGCGGCCCGGAATACGCGGGCAAGGGTTGGAACATGCTGGTTGATTGCCTGTCAATCGGCCGCTCGATCTCTCTGCCCGCATCGGCGGGCGGCATGTCGCGTTTTGCCGCGCGCGCAACGGGCGCATACAGCTTTATACGCCAGCAATTCGGCACCCCGCTGTCCGGGATGGAAGGTGTGCAGGAAGCGTTGGGTCGTATTGGCGGCCTGACCTATATGATCGATGCTGCGCGCACATTGCCGTTGCAGGATCTGGATCTGGCGCATGCCGCCGGAACCCAGGCCCGCCCCGCCGTGGCCTCGGCCATTTTGAAATACCATGCGACCGAAGCTGGTCGTCAAGTGGCGATCGATGCCATGGACATTCACGGCGGCAAGGGCGTGGTCGAGGGGCCGAACAACCCGGTGGGTGGCCTGTACCAAGGTGTGCCCGTTGGCATTACGGTTGAAGGGGCCAACATTATGACCCGGTCCCTGATGATCTTTGGTCAGGGCGCGTTTCTGGCCCACCCCTACACGCTGGACGAAATTCGCGCGGCCCAGAACGATGATGCGAACGCTGCCGGAAAATTGTTGTTCAAACATCTGGGCAATATTTTCAACAATGCCGCACGCTCTCTCTTTATGGGCTTCACGGGCGGGGCATTGTCCCACGCACCGCAATCCGGACCGGATGAGAAGTTCTATCGCCAGATTAACCGACTGGCATCGGCATTTTCCTTCACCGCCAACATCACCATGTTGACGTTACAGGCAGCATTGATGCGCAAGGAACGCACATCCGCTTTGCTGGGTGATGCGCTTAGCAACTTGTATCTGGCCTCGAACGTCCTGCGCCGCTGGACGCTGGAAGGACGCAAGGACAGTGACAAGGCGTTCATGCAATGGGCGGCCGCACATTGCATTCACAAGGCGGAAAACGCTTTGCACGAAGTGATTGAAAACCACCCGAACAAACTGGTTGGCCTGTTGTTGAAACCGATGGTGTTCCCGTTTGGCCGCCTGACCCGCAAACCGGGACATGATCTGGATGCGAAAATTGCCGAAGCCCTGTCCAAGCCCGGCGAAGCGCGCGATAATTTGACGTGGAACACCTATGCTCCGACGACGGGCGGCGATTATATCGCCCGTCTGGAATACACGTTCAAACTGGCGCACCAGGCCCACCCGCATGAGGTGACGTTGTTCAAGGCCGCGAAGAAAGGCATCGTGTCCCAGACCGAAGATTACGCCAAGATGGTGGATGAAGGTCTGGAAAAAGGTGTGATTGACGCCAGCACCGCTGCCCTGCTCCGCCGGATGAAGGACGCACGCGATGATATCGTTCAGGTCGATTATTTTGACAAAACCCTGACCGGGCCAGCCATGCACCGTGTGAAATCACCGGACATTCGCAACGGGTAA
- a CDS encoding beta-ketoacyl-ACP synthase III, whose translation MTAIVISGTGLFTPPQTISNDELVTAFNAWVDLFNAEHAAEIEAGTIPAAQYSSTEFIVKASGIQTRHVMDKAGILDPKRMTPNIPERPNDQISVLAEMAVTAAREALKRAGREPQDVDAVLVACSNMQRPYPAMAIEVQDALGIDGFGFDMNVACSSATFGIQAAADMIRAGNARAILVVNPEICSGHLNFCDRDSHFIFGDVATATLLERKDAADSPHAFEIVGTRLRTKFSNNIRNNFGFLNRAAPDGIGAKDKLFVQEGRKVFKEVIPMVSDMILDHMQEHQIRADDLKRLWLHQANLHMNELIGKKVLGRDPNPGEAPVILDEYANTSSAGSVIAFHKHHADMKSGDQGILCSFGAGYSMGSVILRKV comes from the coding sequence ATGACCGCCATCGTCATCAGCGGAACCGGATTGTTCACCCCGCCCCAGACCATCAGCAATGATGAACTGGTCACCGCCTTCAACGCATGGGTTGATTTGTTCAACGCCGAACATGCCGCCGAAATCGAAGCCGGAACAATTCCAGCCGCGCAATATTCCAGCACGGAATTTATTGTGAAGGCATCGGGCATTCAAACCCGCCACGTGATGGACAAGGCCGGCATTCTGGATCCGAAGCGCATGACGCCGAATATTCCGGAACGCCCGAACGATCAAATTTCCGTTCTGGCCGAAATGGCCGTGACCGCCGCACGCGAAGCCTTGAAACGCGCGGGCCGTGAACCGCAGGATGTGGACGCCGTTCTGGTTGCCTGTTCCAACATGCAACGCCCGTACCCCGCCATGGCGATTGAGGTGCAGGACGCATTGGGCATTGATGGGTTCGGGTTTGACATGAACGTCGCCTGTTCTTCCGCCACGTTTGGCATTCAGGCCGCGGCCGATATGATCCGCGCCGGGAACGCCCGCGCCATTCTGGTGGTGAACCCGGAAATCTGTTCCGGCCATTTGAACTTCTGCGATCGCGACAGCCATTTCATCTTTGGCGATGTCGCCACCGCGACATTGCTGGAACGTAAAGACGCCGCGGACAGCCCGCACGCGTTCGAAATCGTCGGCACGCGCCTGCGCACAAAATTTTCTAACAACATCCGCAACAATTTCGGCTTCCTGAACCGCGCCGCACCGGACGGGATTGGAGCCAAGGATAAATTGTTCGTGCAGGAAGGCCGCAAGGTTTTCAAAGAAGTGATCCCGATGGTGTCCGACATGATTTTGGACCACATGCAGGAACACCAGATCCGGGCCGACGACCTGAAACGCCTGTGGCTGCATCAGGCGAATTTGCACATGAACGAATTGATTGGCAAAAAAGTGTTGGGCCGCGACCCGAACCCGGGCGAAGCGCCGGTTATTCTGGATGAATACGCCAACACCAGTTCCGCCGGATCGGTGATTGCGTTCCACAAACACCACGCGGATATGAAATCAGGTGATCAAGGTATCCTCTGCTCCTTCGGGGCGGGATATTCGATGGGGTCTGTAATCCTGCGCAAAGTCTGA
- a CDS encoding enoyl-CoA hydratase/isomerase family protein, with translation MSENFQAGLDNVLLDIRDGVATITLNRPDVHNAFDDHVIAALHGKLDALALERDVRVIVLRGAGKNFSAGADLVWMMKAASYTEDQNKSDALALAGMLNKLHSMPQTTIACVHGAAMGGGFGLVACCDIVLATERASFALSEVKIGLIPATIGPYVMKAIGERHMRRFAQTGERFGAGTAHQIGLVHEVVHDDAALNDRLNELLETLLSNGPDAVREAKALCTELSGQPITPKLLDHTATRIAEIRAGGEAKEGLGAFLEKRKPGWVK, from the coding sequence ATGAGTGAAAATTTTCAGGCGGGACTCGACAACGTATTGCTGGATATCCGCGACGGTGTGGCGACGATCACGCTGAACCGACCGGATGTGCATAATGCATTCGATGACCATGTCATCGCCGCCCTGCATGGCAAGCTGGATGCGTTGGCGTTGGAACGGGATGTACGGGTGATCGTCCTGCGCGGCGCGGGCAAAAATTTTTCCGCCGGGGCCGACCTCGTCTGGATGATGAAAGCCGCCAGCTATACCGAGGATCAGAATAAATCCGATGCGCTGGCGCTGGCCGGGATGCTGAACAAACTGCATTCCATGCCGCAAACCACCATTGCCTGCGTCCATGGTGCGGCGATGGGCGGTGGGTTTGGGCTGGTGGCGTGTTGCGACATCGTGCTGGCCACCGAACGCGCCAGCTTTGCCCTGTCCGAAGTCAAGATCGGCCTGATCCCCGCGACCATCGGCCCCTATGTGATGAAGGCCATCGGCGAACGCCACATGCGCCGCTTCGCCCAAACCGGCGAACGCTTTGGCGCAGGCACCGCGCACCAGATCGGTTTGGTGCATGAAGTCGTGCATGACGATGCTGCGCTCAATGACCGCCTAAACGAACTCCTCGAAACCCTTCTCTCCAACGGCCCCGACGCCGTGCGCGAAGCCAAGGCCCTATGCACCGAACTCTCCGGCCAACCCATCACCCCCAAACTCCTCGACCATACCGCCACCCGGATCGCAGAAATCCGTGCAGGTGGAGAAGCGAAGGAGGGGTTGGGTGCGTTTTTGGAGAAGCGGAAGCCGGGGTGGGTGAAGTAA
- a CDS encoding DUF6782 family putative metallopeptidase, producing MTHRRINPFAALAYAAFTSVAAVGYALYTAPDDAETLNTLIPFADIPAKGDKRLQSIIATIRQSPEGEALYQHAASTGAVFEWRPRNPLAPLGTYESGLTTMQADHTKSRTVLAIVHELYHHWQGETLKPHQWKLDPVDRYHLARMVEVDACAKTAIFAAAHADATGKPLPPIKNAQSAFGDKIAEDYARRAKTTRLYLHDTYEKCFAEINAPVFHQYQKTHISIMTRPAYAALDALKKSDVKNLETVFNTHFKTATLAEKAKLFRSFFVTDTKTGTIHPDIAAMDDADFMGWIETQSRSAENAAVQETQNAFNYYRQVIKDSLPAPKPGS from the coding sequence GTGACACATCGACGCATTAACCCCTTCGCAGCCCTGGCCTACGCCGCGTTTACCAGCGTGGCCGCTGTGGGCTATGCGCTGTATACGGCCCCGGATGATGCGGAAACGCTCAACACCCTGATCCCGTTTGCCGACATTCCGGCCAAAGGGGATAAACGGTTGCAATCCATCATTGCCACCATTCGCCAATCGCCAGAGGGCGAAGCCTTGTACCAACATGCCGCCAGCACGGGGGCCGTTTTTGAATGGCGTCCCCGCAATCCGCTGGCCCCGCTGGGCACGTATGAATCCGGTCTGACCACCATGCAGGCCGACCACACGAAAAGCCGAACCGTCTTGGCCATCGTTCACGAACTGTACCACCATTGGCAGGGCGAAACATTGAAGCCGCACCAATGGAAACTGGACCCGGTTGACCGTTACCATCTGGCCCGGATGGTTGAGGTGGATGCCTGTGCCAAAACGGCCATTTTTGCCGCCGCACACGCCGATGCCACGGGCAAGCCCCTGCCCCCGATTAAAAATGCACAATCCGCATTCGGCGATAAAATTGCCGAGGATTATGCCCGCCGCGCAAAAACAACCCGGCTGTATTTGCACGACACGTATGAAAAATGCTTTGCCGAAATCAATGCGCCCGTCTTTCATCAATATCAAAAAACGCACATTTCCATTATGACACGACCAGCCTATGCCGCGCTGGACGCATTAAAGAAAAGTGATGTGAAAAATCTCGAAACCGTATTTAACACCCATTTTAAAACGGCGACATTGGCGGAAAAAGCCAAGCTGTTCCGGTCTTTCTTTGTCACCGACACAAAAACCGGAACCATTCATCCCGATATCGCCGCAATGGATGATGCGGATTTTATGGGATGGATTGAAACCCAATCCCGGTCCGCCGAAAATGCCGCGGTACAGGAGACGCAAAATGCCTTCAATTATTACCGTCAGGTTATAAAAGATTCCCTCCCTGCTCCAAAACCGGGAAGCTGA
- a CDS encoding YgaP family membrane protein — protein sequence MDDNQKGANCPMGFCANLPLHRKMMVVTGSLFLLIFILSMFVWAPLGWLSLLLAGGMVYGGLTGNCPLTRMVEKHCCAKGGACSTDKSEG from the coding sequence ATGGACGATAATCAAAAAGGGGCCAATTGCCCGATGGGGTTCTGCGCCAATCTGCCGTTGCACCGTAAAATGATGGTGGTGACGGGCAGTTTGTTTTTGCTGATTTTTATTCTGTCGATGTTTGTGTGGGCTCCGCTCGGGTGGCTCAGCCTCTTGCTGGCGGGGGGCATGGTTTATGGCGGACTGACCGGAAATTGCCCGTTGACGCGCATGGTCGAAAAACATTGCTGTGCCAAGGGCGGCGCCTGCAGCACGGATAAGAGCGAAGGCTAA
- a CDS encoding EndoU domain-containing protein — MKRKTAVMAVIPTLVAMAWFVVGIVNTAIDPPHTANQRLMRGDIHISEPAIQHILYGDHYGGGHLYGANVPCKSEFPSDWSADDVINTVRTMTANDNQNWRKEDNGYHVGENTVRGVKVRVVLDRDGDDVITAYPLNTRRNPCPRRSANDNTP, encoded by the coding sequence ATGAAACGCAAGACCGCAGTGATGGCCGTTATCCCGACATTGGTCGCGATGGCGTGGTTCGTGGTTGGTATTGTCAACACGGCCATCGATCCGCCACACACCGCGAACCAACGGCTTATGCGCGGGGATATTCACATCAGCGAGCCTGCCATTCAACATATCCTGTATGGTGATCATTACGGTGGCGGGCACCTATACGGCGCGAACGTTCCATGCAAATCCGAATTTCCATCCGACTGGTCCGCCGATGATGTGATCAACACCGTTCGCACCATGACCGCCAATGACAACCAAAACTGGCGCAAGGAGGATAACGGCTACCATGTCGGGGAAAACACCGTCCGCGGGGTGAAGGTCCGGGTCGTTCTGGACCGTGACGGGGATGATGTCATCACCGCCTACCCCCTGAACACCCGCAGAAACCCGTGCCCGCGCCGGTCCGCCAACGATAACACCCCGTAA
- a CDS encoding carboxyl transferase domain-containing protein, which yields MTRLNSAISAESPEYTKNREAMLALVADLRAKIAVIEQGGGDKARDRHTSRGKLLPRDRISRLLDPGSPFLELSQMAAYKVYADDVPAAGIITGIGRVAGQECVIVCNDATVKGGTYYPLTVKKHIRAQEVAEQNNLPCIYLVDSGGANLPNQDEVFPDRDHFGRIFYNQANMSAKGIPQIAVVMGSCTAGGAYVPAMSDESVIVKEQGTIFLAGPPLVKAATGEDVTAEDLGGGDVHTRVSGVADHLAESDDHALDIARKIVSHLNRRKGGAVRMQEPKDPLFPADDIYGVVPPDLKTPYDVREIIARIVDGSEFDEFKKRYGTTLVTGFAHIYGMPVGIVANNGVLFSESALKGAHFIELCNQRGIPLVFLQNITGFMVGQKYESGGIAKDGAKMVTAVSCARVPKFTVIIGGSFGAGNYGMCGRAFNPRFMWMWPNARISVMGGEQAAGVLATVKRAAMERDGKTWTADEEKAFKAPVIDQYETEGHPYYASARLWDDGVIDPADTRRVLGLAISASLNAPIEDTKYGVFRM from the coding sequence ATGACCCGCCTGAACAGCGCCATCAGCGCCGAAAGCCCGGAATACACCAAAAACCGCGAAGCCATGCTGGCCCTGGTCGCCGATTTGCGCGCCAAAATCGCGGTGATTGAACAGGGCGGTGGGGACAAGGCACGGGATCGCCATACCTCCCGTGGCAAACTTCTCCCCCGCGACCGGATCAGCCGTTTGCTGGACCCGGGTTCACCCTTCCTCGAACTCTCGCAAATGGCCGCGTATAAAGTGTACGCCGATGACGTGCCTGCCGCCGGAATCATCACCGGCATTGGCCGCGTGGCGGGGCAGGAATGCGTGATCGTGTGCAACGATGCCACGGTGAAGGGCGGAACGTACTATCCCCTGACCGTGAAAAAACACATCCGCGCGCAGGAAGTGGCCGAACAAAATAATCTGCCCTGCATCTATCTGGTCGATAGCGGCGGCGCGAACCTGCCGAACCAGGATGAAGTCTTCCCCGACCGCGACCATTTTGGCCGCATCTTCTATAACCAGGCCAACATGTCGGCCAAGGGCATTCCGCAAATTGCCGTGGTCATGGGGTCATGCACGGCGGGCGGCGCGTATGTGCCCGCCATGTCGGATGAAAGCGTGATTGTGAAGGAGCAGGGGACCATCTTTCTCGCCGGCCCGCCATTGGTGAAGGCCGCAACGGGCGAAGATGTCACCGCCGAAGATCTGGGCGGCGGCGATGTTCACACCCGCGTATCCGGCGTGGCCGACCATCTGGCCGAAAGCGATGACCACGCGCTGGATATCGCGCGCAAGATCGTCAGCCATCTCAACCGCCGCAAAGGCGGCGCTGTGCGGATGCAGGAGCCAAAGGACCCGTTATTCCCGGCGGATGATATTTACGGCGTCGTTCCGCCCGATTTGAAAACCCCCTATGATGTGCGCGAAATCATCGCCCGCATCGTGGATGGCAGCGAATTTGACGAATTCAAAAAACGCTATGGCACAACTTTGGTGACTGGCTTTGCCCATATTTACGGCATGCCGGTGGGCATTGTGGCCAATAACGGCGTGTTGTTTTCCGAATCCGCACTGAAGGGCGCGCATTTTATCGAACTGTGCAACCAACGCGGCATTCCACTGGTCTTCCTGCAAAACATCACCGGGTTCATGGTGGGGCAGAAATATGAAAGCGGCGGCATCGCCAAGGACGGCGCGAAAATGGTCACCGCCGTATCCTGCGCCCGCGTGCCGAAATTCACCGTGATTATCGGCGGGTCGTTCGGGGCGGGCAATTACGGCATGTGCGGCCGTGCGTTTAACCCGCGTTTTATGTGGATGTGGCCCAATGCCCGCATTTCCGTGATGGGCGGGGAACAAGCGGCGGGCGTTTTGGCCACCGTCAAACGCGCCGCGATGGAACGCGATGGCAAAACATGGACCGCGGACGAAGAAAAAGCATTCAAAGCCCCGGTCATCGACCAATACGAAACCGAAGGTCACCCCTATTACGCCAGCGCCCGTTTGTGGGATGACGGCGTGATCGATCCGGCCGATACGCGCCGCGTTCTGGGCCTGGCCATTTCGGCCAGTTTGAATGCGCCGATTGAAGACACGAAATACGGCGTGTTCAGGATGTAA
- a CDS encoding DUF6782 family putative metallopeptidase, whose translation MRRFDKIIAGLIGACALGIAGIFMAAHEDPSPHAGTENIGATQSFAHIQTSGDPRIQYLVRRMRQSAAGEELYQYAARTNMAFTWYNKKTDSALGFYKENTSFLYTDLSDDHALATLVHEIRHHWQLSEIPVPYARMKPHDQYYSAQLREVDACAYTAHFAAAHKDATGERLAIKFIWRPGYGAGIARDYADMDPQDRNYVRDAYEPCFAQVKIYHKKHINFVSDVRDIVVKQAENATDSQTASSVYHEYFNRISPAQITHMHRQHFTTDLVHNTPITTIQSMTRDDFKTWFNRNVSTQEPEKLNQADADLDRTAEKLLETINKTPKSALESGLFPQG comes from the coding sequence GTGCGTCGTTTTGATAAAATCATTGCCGGTTTGATCGGGGCCTGCGCACTGGGTATTGCGGGTATTTTTATGGCCGCCCATGAAGACCCCAGCCCCCACGCCGGAACCGAGAACATTGGCGCCACCCAATCATTCGCGCATATTCAGACCAGCGGTGATCCGCGCATTCAATATCTGGTCCGCCGGATGCGGCAATCGGCGGCGGGCGAAGAATTGTACCAATACGCCGCCCGCACCAATATGGCATTCACGTGGTACAACAAAAAAACCGATAGCGCCCTCGGCTTCTATAAAGAAAATACGAGTTTTCTGTACACAGACCTATCGGACGATCATGCACTGGCTACGCTGGTTCATGAAATACGCCATCACTGGCAACTCTCGGAAATCCCCGTTCCCTATGCGCGGATGAAGCCGCACGACCAATATTACAGCGCACAATTGCGCGAGGTTGATGCCTGTGCCTATACCGCCCACTTCGCCGCCGCGCATAAAGATGCGACGGGGGAGCGTCTGGCGATCAAATTTATATGGCGACCAGGCTATGGGGCCGGCATTGCCCGCGATTATGCCGACATGGACCCGCAAGATCGGAATTATGTGCGCGATGCGTATGAACCCTGTTTTGCACAGGTGAAAATTTACCACAAAAAACACATTAATTTTGTCTCTGACGTTCGCGACATCGTCGTCAAACAGGCGGAAAATGCGACAGATTCCCAAACTGCATCCTCTGTGTATCATGAATATTTCAACCGGATCAGCCCCGCACAAATAACCCATATGCACCGACAGCATTTCACGACCGATCTGGTTCACAACACGCCCATCACAACCATCCAGTCCATGACCCGCGATGATTTTAAAACATGGTTTAACCGGAACGTTTCCACGCAAGAGCCGGAAAAATTAAATCAGGCCGACGCGGATTTGGATCGCACGGCGGAAAAATTGCTTGAAACCATCAACAAAACCCCAAAATCCGCATTAGAATCCGGTTTGTTTCCACAAGGATAA